A window from Erythrobacter sp. YJ-T3-07 encodes these proteins:
- a CDS encoding lytic transglycosylase domain-containing protein — MALALVSTTSIVPPAYAQDASSWDRARADLIASAPSQMAQVVARWDYLIGQDSLPFTDYASFLLAYPDFPQADRLRVRAENALDESVASPESLVAYFDALPPLTNAGKARYALALSSVGRPEAAAIAREAWRGGSMSATSEPYLLSIFGNQFSPADDDARMDALLWQSALEASQRQINRVSPAKRDMFMARLALIQGYSPESQGLPVPPDANQDAGYVYNLAKYYRENRQLPQAITLLASRPSFQRPAFDPEDFVGEALRVARGAGSDPSAQIAAKVDDLFAPGTDISKEAYRLRDDYTSLMWLGGTNAYWNLGQPGRAAPLFYRYGAAAQTPQTRSKGFYWAGLASERAGDRSEANRYYEMAARYADRFYGQLALAKLGREVPPLGGDSVALPTAQQRAEFENAALTKAVREVARGAPWRTGIQFYQAISDQADTPEEHALVAELARETGRRDLAVNVAEAAAADGHRGFVSQGFPTVTPPGGANWTMVHAIARQESQFAANAISHAGARGLMQLMPGTAREQAGKLGLGYDRENLIAVPSYNMQLGDGYFARMMSYYGGSYPLAIAAYNAGPGNVNKWLRANGDPRDGGIDWVTWIERIPIYETKNYVQRVIENAAVYEQLNPDRAQFGRPRMAGDFLR; from the coding sequence TTGGCGCTTGCGCTAGTTTCCACCACCTCGATCGTCCCACCCGCCTACGCGCAGGATGCGTCGAGCTGGGATCGTGCGCGGGCAGACCTGATCGCGTCCGCCCCGTCGCAGATGGCGCAGGTCGTCGCGCGGTGGGATTATCTGATCGGTCAGGACAGCCTGCCCTTCACCGATTATGCGAGCTTCCTGCTCGCCTACCCCGACTTCCCGCAGGCAGACCGGCTGCGCGTGCGGGCCGAAAACGCGCTGGATGAAAGCGTTGCCAGCCCGGAAAGTCTGGTTGCGTATTTCGACGCGCTGCCCCCGCTCACCAATGCGGGCAAGGCGCGTTACGCGCTCGCGCTGTCCTCGGTCGGGCGGCCCGAAGCCGCCGCCATTGCCCGCGAGGCATGGCGCGGCGGCAGCATGAGTGCGACCAGCGAGCCCTACCTGCTGTCGATCTTCGGCAACCAGTTCTCGCCCGCTGATGACGACGCGCGAATGGACGCGCTGCTGTGGCAGAGCGCGCTGGAAGCCTCGCAACGGCAGATCAACCGCGTCTCGCCCGCCAAGCGCGATATGTTCATGGCGCGGCTCGCGCTGATCCAGGGCTATTCGCCCGAAAGCCAGGGCCTGCCGGTTCCCCCCGATGCCAATCAGGATGCGGGCTACGTCTATAATCTGGCGAAGTATTACCGCGAAAACCGGCAGCTGCCGCAGGCAATCACGCTGCTCGCCAGCCGTCCGTCGTTCCAGCGCCCTGCCTTCGACCCGGAAGATTTCGTTGGCGAAGCGCTGCGCGTGGCGCGCGGTGCGGGTTCCGATCCGTCCGCGCAGATTGCCGCGAAGGTCGACGATCTGTTCGCGCCGGGCACCGATATCAGCAAGGAAGCCTATCGCCTGCGCGACGACTACACCTCGCTGATGTGGCTGGGCGGGACCAACGCCTACTGGAACCTCGGCCAGCCCGGCCGCGCAGCGCCGCTGTTCTACCGCTATGGCGCGGCGGCGCAAACCCCGCAGACCCGCTCCAAGGGGTTCTACTGGGCCGGCCTCGCCTCCGAACGGGCGGGCGACCGCAGCGAAGCCAACCGCTATTACGAGATGGCTGCGCGCTATGCCGACCGTTTTTACGGTCAGCTGGCGCTCGCCAAGCTGGGCCGCGAAGTCCCGCCGCTCGGCGGGGACAGCGTTGCCCTGCCCACCGCGCAGCAGCGCGCCGAATTCGAGAACGCGGCGCTGACCAAGGCAGTGCGCGAGGTTGCGCGCGGAGCGCCGTGGCGCACCGGAATCCAGTTCTACCAGGCGATTTCGGATCAGGCCGATACGCCCGAGGAACACGCGCTGGTTGCCGAACTGGCACGCGAGACGGGCCGCCGCGATCTGGCCGTCAACGTCGCCGAGGCCGCTGCGGCGGACGGCCATCGCGGCTTCGTCAGCCAGGGCTTCCCCACCGTCACCCCGCCGGGCGGCGCGAACTGGACAATGGTTCACGCGATCGCGCGGCAGGAAAGCCAGTTCGCCGCCAATGCGATCAGCCACGCCGGTGCGCGCGGCCTGATGCAGCTGATGCCGGGCACCGCGCGCGAACAGGCGGGCAAGCTGGGGCTTGGCTATGACCGTGAAAATCTGATCGCCGTGCCAAGCTACAACATGCAGCTGGGCGATGGCTATTTTGCTCGCATGATGAGCTATTATGGCGGGTCCTACCCCCTCGCCATCGCCGCCTATAATGCGGGCCCGGGCAACGTGAACAAGTGGCTGCGCGCCAATGGCGACCCGCGCGATGGCGGGATCGACTGGGTCACCTGGATCGAACGGATTCCGATCTACGAGACCAAGAACTACGTCCAGCGCGTGATCGAGAATGCCGCCGTCTACGAACAGCTCAATCCCGACCGTGCGCAGTTCGGCAGGCCCAGAATGGCGGGTGACTTCCTGCGCTGA
- the dapA gene encoding 4-hydroxy-tetrahydrodipicolinate synthase encodes MFSGSIPALVTPFRDGKVDEAAFRTLVDWQIEQGSAALVPCGTTGEASTLSNAEHHRVIEMCVEQAAGRVPIIAGCGSNDTNNALLHLKFAKKAGVTAGLCVAPYYNKPSQAGLIAHFSHLAEHGDLPIVLYNVPGRTVTDLQPETVCELAEKFPEVIVAIKDASEDLSRVADHRMGISRDFCQLSGNDELALPFNAAGGSGCISVTANVAPALCAEFQKACADNDLVRARELNDRLYPLHYAMFEDSSPAPVKYALSRTQSWMTDEVRLPLVACSDHARRAVDKALEHAGLV; translated from the coding sequence ATGTTCTCAGGCTCAATCCCCGCGCTCGTCACTCCCTTTCGGGACGGCAAGGTCGACGAGGCGGCGTTCCGCACGCTGGTCGACTGGCAGATCGAGCAGGGCAGCGCCGCGCTGGTGCCCTGCGGGACTACCGGCGAAGCTTCCACGCTTTCCAACGCCGAGCACCACCGGGTGATCGAGATGTGCGTGGAGCAGGCGGCGGGCCGCGTGCCGATCATCGCGGGCTGCGGCAGCAACGACACCAACAATGCGCTGCTGCACCTCAAGTTCGCCAAGAAGGCCGGGGTAACCGCCGGACTGTGCGTCGCCCCCTATTACAACAAGCCGAGCCAGGCCGGGCTGATCGCGCATTTCAGCCACCTGGCCGAGCATGGCGACCTGCCGATCGTGCTCTACAACGTGCCGGGCCGCACGGTGACCGATCTCCAGCCGGAAACGGTGTGCGAGCTGGCGGAGAAGTTCCCCGAGGTGATCGTGGCGATCAAGGACGCGAGCGAGGATCTGTCGCGCGTCGCCGACCACCGCATGGGTATCTCCAGAGATTTCTGCCAGCTTTCGGGCAATGACGAACTGGCGCTGCCGTTCAATGCGGCGGGCGGATCGGGCTGCATCTCGGTGACTGCCAACGTCGCGCCCGCGCTGTGCGCCGAATTCCAGAAGGCCTGCGCCGACAATGATCTGGTCCGCGCGCGCGAACTCAACGACCGGCTCTACCCGTTGCACTACGCGATGTTCGAGGATTCGAGCCCGGCGCCGGTGAAGTATGCGCTGTCACGCACGCAAAGCTGGATGACCGACGAGGTGCGCCTGCCGCTGGTCGCCTGCTCCGACCACGCCCGCCGCGCGGTCGACAAGGCGCTGGAGCACGCGGGGCTGGTGTAA
- a CDS encoding succinylglutamate desuccinylase/aspartoacylase family protein, translating to MQSSAPEPFRIHDRAIAPGSSEILTIPVSQQVTGLDASLALKVLHGEKPGPAVFVSAAIHGDEIVGTAIIQRLLDHLMPGAMAGTLILAPAVNIYGFASHSRYLPDRRDLNRSFPGYENGSLAAQLAHTFLEQVIDRCSLGIDLHTAAVHRYNLPQIRIASGSPYLTELAMAFAPPIIIESPLRPGSMRALAHDRETPMLLLEAGEALRFDRYAINVGVSGVLRVLAHIGMIELDDGLAAVKVPTRANRSSWVRAPRGGVSRRVRKSGDVVRQGDMLAVVGGLFGEDAQELVSPVDGVIIGHATLPVVNQGDALFHIAEVETLDGVGHGARSIADALAVSEPPHPPTTLLDEDEVL from the coding sequence ATGCAATCCAGCGCGCCAGAGCCCTTCCGCATTCACGACCGCGCGATCGCGCCGGGCAGTTCCGAAATCCTGACCATCCCGGTCAGCCAGCAGGTCACCGGCCTCGACGCATCGCTCGCGCTGAAAGTGCTGCACGGGGAGAAGCCCGGCCCGGCGGTGTTCGTCAGCGCGGCGATCCATGGGGACGAGATCGTCGGGACCGCGATCATCCAGCGGCTGCTCGACCACCTGATGCCGGGCGCGATGGCAGGCACGCTGATCCTTGCCCCGGCGGTCAATATCTACGGTTTCGCCTCGCACAGCCGCTACCTGCCCGACCGGCGCGATCTCAACCGCAGCTTTCCGGGTTACGAGAACGGCAGCCTCGCCGCGCAGCTGGCGCATACCTTCCTCGAACAGGTGATCGACCGCTGCTCGCTCGGCATCGACCTGCACACTGCTGCGGTCCACCGGTACAACCTGCCGCAGATCCGCATCGCATCGGGCAGTCCGTACCTCACCGAACTGGCGATGGCCTTCGCGCCGCCAATCATCATCGAGAGCCCGCTGCGCCCCGGATCGATGCGCGCGCTCGCGCATGATCGCGAGACGCCGATGCTGCTGCTGGAAGCGGGCGAGGCGCTGCGGTTCGACCGCTACGCGATCAATGTCGGGGTCAGCGGCGTGCTGCGCGTGCTGGCGCATATCGGGATGATCGAGCTCGACGACGGGCTCGCGGCGGTCAAGGTGCCGACCCGGGCCAACCGCTCAAGCTGGGTGCGCGCGCCGCGCGGCGGGGTATCGCGCCGGGTGCGCAAGTCGGGCGACGTGGTGCGGCAGGGCGACATGCTGGCGGTGGTCGGCGGCCTGTTCGGCGAGGACGCACAGGAACTGGTCAGCCCGGTCGACGGCGTGATCATCGGCCACGCGACCCTGCCGGTGGTCAACCAGGGCGACGCGCTGTTCCATATCGCCGAGGTCGAGACGCTGGATGGCGTCGGTCACGGCGCACGCAGCATCGCCGATGCGCTGGCGGTCAGCGAACCGCCCCACCCGCCGACCACGCTGCTGGACGAGGACGAGGTGCTTTAG
- the smpB gene encoding SsrA-binding protein SmpB gives MARPKPPTFDKRKTVAENRRARFDYAVEEKFEAGIALQGTEVKSLRSGEATIAESYAEVRDGEAWLINANIPEYTHGNRLNHEPKRPRKLLLHEREIEKLLGAVERKGMTLVPLSMYFNGQGRAKVELALAKGRQTKDKRDYLKDRDWQRDKARILRDRG, from the coding sequence ATGGCACGTCCCAAACCTCCTACCTTCGACAAGCGCAAGACCGTCGCCGAGAACCGGCGCGCGCGGTTCGACTATGCGGTCGAGGAAAAGTTCGAGGCAGGCATCGCGCTGCAGGGTACCGAGGTCAAATCGCTGCGCTCGGGCGAGGCGACGATCGCCGAATCCTATGCCGAGGTGCGCGACGGGGAGGCATGGCTGATCAATGCCAACATCCCCGAGTACACCCACGGCAACCGCCTGAACCACGAGCCCAAGCGCCCGCGCAAGCTGCTGCTGCATGAACGCGAGATCGAGAAGCTGCTAGGTGCGGTTGAGCGCAAGGGAATGACGCTTGTACCCCTGTCGATGTATTTCAACGGGCAGGGTCGGGCGAAGGTCGAACTGGCGCTGGCCAAGGGCCGCCAGACCAAGGACAAGCGCGACTATCTCAAGGATCGCGACTGGCAGCGCGACAAGGCACGGATCCTGCGCGACCGGGGGTAG
- a CDS encoding DUF2062 domain-containing protein, translating into MSQPSDSLHKPSARSATWSYLRRYTDREKLAESRVLRPIAHRFLSPELWRFTRRNVPRGVALGLFAGFVIPFGQIFLALVLAFTVRANVPIASATTLVTNPLTFPFWLWAANRVGHKVLTIIPDGGNVLLPQDGLMTLGGLFEAAGATVFGFFIFAALFPPIGYVLTKWIWRAAMGRRRKKRLKRGSIAREATAAPSQATPS; encoded by the coding sequence ATGAGCCAGCCATCAGATAGCCTCCACAAGCCGTCCGCACGTTCGGCAACGTGGAGCTACCTGCGTCGATATACCGACCGGGAAAAGCTGGCCGAAAGCCGTGTCTTGCGGCCCATTGCGCACCGTTTCCTCAGCCCCGAACTGTGGCGCTTCACCCGCCGCAACGTGCCGCGCGGCGTCGCGCTCGGCCTGTTCGCAGGGTTCGTTATCCCGTTCGGCCAGATATTCCTCGCTCTGGTGCTCGCCTTTACCGTGCGCGCCAACGTGCCGATCGCCAGCGCGACCACGCTGGTGACCAATCCGCTGACCTTCCCGTTCTGGCTGTGGGCAGCCAACCGGGTCGGCCACAAGGTGCTGACCATCATTCCCGATGGCGGAAACGTTCTGTTGCCGCAGGACGGGCTGATGACGCTTGGCGGCCTGTTCGAGGCAGCGGGCGCGACCGTGTTCGGTTTCTTCATCTTCGCTGCGCTGTTTCCCCCGATCGGTTATGTCCTGACCAAGTGGATATGGCGCGCCGCCATGGGCCGGCGGCGCAAGAAACGGCTTAAGCGCGGTTCGATCGCCCGCGAAGCGACCGCCGCGCCATCGCAGGCAACGCCATCGTGA
- a CDS encoding response regulator, producing the protein MKPFAQPGAGGTPLGWLVLLLALVVSVAAVWLLSDLPILTAAYAGGLATLMTLLIVLRGKAAGAERVELAPPDWSVTLTAIDQPGALVAITDRANRLVCASASFSSRFGVEKAPPNLALSEEAAAEALLRTAREAWREGRAHAAHLSLGKDDVRWEVEAQRAGRGEDHLVWRFRPESSEDLASDISQLVTGALGRMLGRAGVVAALVTAEGTVRAASPAFAERAAGDPSTTLVGREFADFLRLDERERIYFARAGREGEPFQLIHVPLNDIDDEWAANPQDAPSLMLLVEAHVALAEHVSADTAPKVESLIEALPLGLAMTDRDGRFLFANPSFLRAVGRAEKGLPTFPSDLVVREDKGAISDAVRRFGKGGVASGDVAVRLETAPGEPVSLGLASVRGLGEPAVLLSLVDSKEETELKRQIAQASKMQAIGQLAGGVAHDFNNVLTAIIGYCDLMLLRHMPGDSDYDDIQQIRANSNRAASLTRQLLAFSRQQTLRPEVLQLPDVISEVSQLLKRLLGEKIELRVRHDRDLGPVRADPGQLEQVIVNLAVNARDAIAAQGDGTGTLVMSTRKVSLKETRSLGPDMPPGDYTALIVRDTGGGVPAAVMGKIFDPFFTTKELGKGTGLGLSTVYGIIRQSGGYIYAENVGPRDGLGSGAAFTVYLPVHHGAPTAEERRADPDEPARRWSGGGRVLLVEDEDMVRAVAERALVRAGFTVTAQPDGEDGLAEIANGGVFDLVVSDVVMPGMDGPAMARAIRKLKPDLPILFMSGYAEETLRNEISIDNMYFIAKPFSVEQISRKVGEVLGAASG; encoded by the coding sequence GTGAAGCCATTCGCTCAGCCTGGCGCCGGGGGAACCCCGCTCGGCTGGCTGGTCCTGCTGCTCGCGCTGGTGGTCAGCGTTGCGGCGGTATGGCTGCTGAGCGACCTGCCGATCCTGACCGCAGCCTATGCAGGCGGGCTCGCGACGCTGATGACCCTCCTGATCGTTCTGCGCGGCAAGGCCGCCGGTGCGGAGCGGGTGGAACTGGCACCGCCCGACTGGAGCGTGACGCTCACTGCGATCGACCAGCCCGGAGCGCTGGTTGCGATCACCGACCGCGCGAACCGGCTGGTCTGCGCGAGCGCGTCGTTTTCCTCCCGCTTCGGGGTCGAGAAGGCTCCGCCCAATCTCGCCCTGAGCGAGGAGGCCGCTGCCGAAGCGCTGCTCAGAACTGCGCGCGAGGCATGGCGCGAAGGGCGCGCACACGCGGCGCACCTCTCGCTCGGCAAGGATGATGTGCGCTGGGAGGTCGAGGCGCAGCGGGCGGGGCGGGGCGAGGATCACCTCGTCTGGCGCTTCCGCCCTGAATCGAGTGAAGATCTCGCCAGCGACATATCGCAGTTGGTGACCGGTGCGCTGGGCAGGATGCTCGGCCGGGCAGGGGTGGTGGCCGCGCTGGTTACCGCCGAAGGCACCGTACGCGCAGCCTCGCCTGCATTTGCAGAGCGCGCTGCGGGTGACCCTTCGACCACGCTGGTCGGCCGCGAATTCGCCGATTTCCTCCGGCTCGACGAACGCGAGCGGATATATTTTGCCCGCGCGGGGCGGGAGGGCGAGCCCTTCCAGCTGATCCACGTGCCGCTCAACGATATCGACGACGAATGGGCCGCCAACCCGCAGGATGCCCCCTCGCTGATGCTGCTGGTGGAGGCGCATGTCGCTTTGGCCGAGCATGTCTCCGCCGATACCGCGCCCAAGGTGGAGTCGCTGATCGAGGCCCTGCCGCTGGGCCTGGCGATGACCGATCGCGACGGACGCTTCCTGTTCGCCAACCCCTCTTTCCTGCGCGCGGTCGGGCGGGCCGAAAAGGGCTTGCCGACGTTCCCCTCCGATCTGGTCGTGCGCGAGGACAAGGGCGCGATCTCCGACGCGGTGCGCCGGTTCGGCAAGGGTGGGGTGGCGAGCGGCGACGTTGCGGTTCGGCTCGAAACCGCGCCGGGTGAGCCAGTCTCGCTGGGCCTCGCGAGCGTGCGCGGGCTGGGCGAACCCGCCGTACTGCTGTCGCTGGTCGATTCGAAGGAAGAGACCGAGCTCAAGCGGCAGATCGCGCAGGCGAGCAAGATGCAGGCGATCGGCCAGCTGGCGGGCGGCGTGGCGCACGATTTCAACAACGTGCTGACCGCGATCATCGGCTATTGCGACCTGATGCTGCTGCGCCACATGCCGGGCGACAGCGATTATGACGACATCCAGCAGATTCGCGCCAATTCGAACCGCGCGGCGAGTCTCACCCGCCAGCTGCTTGCGTTCAGTCGCCAGCAGACGCTGCGCCCCGAGGTGCTGCAACTGCCCGACGTCATCTCCGAGGTCAGCCAGTTGCTCAAGCGCCTGCTGGGCGAGAAGATCGAACTGCGCGTGCGGCACGATCGCGATCTTGGTCCGGTCCGCGCCGATCCGGGGCAGCTCGAACAGGTGATCGTGAACCTGGCGGTCAATGCGCGCGATGCGATTGCCGCGCAGGGCGACGGAACGGGCACGCTGGTGATGTCGACCCGCAAGGTCTCGCTCAAGGAAACGCGCAGCCTCGGCCCGGACATGCCGCCCGGCGACTACACCGCGCTGATCGTGCGCGACACTGGCGGCGGGGTTCCGGCCGCGGTGATGGGCAAGATCTTCGATCCCTTCTTCACGACCAAGGAACTGGGCAAGGGCACCGGGCTGGGCCTGTCGACCGTCTATGGCATTATCCGCCAGTCGGGCGGCTATATCTATGCCGAGAACGTGGGCCCTCGCGATGGGCTGGGCTCCGGTGCCGCCTTCACTGTCTATTTGCCTGTGCACCACGGCGCGCCCACTGCGGAAGAGCGCCGCGCCGATCCGGACGAGCCAGCGCGGCGCTGGTCCGGCGGTGGCCGCGTGCTGCTGGTCGAGGACGAGGATATGGTCCGCGCGGTGGCCGAGCGCGCGCTGGTCCGCGCGGGCTTCACCGTCACCGCCCAGCCCGACGGTGAGGACGGCCTCGCCGAGATCGCCAATGGCGGCGTCTTCGACCTGGTAGTCTCCGACGTGGTGATGCCGGGAATGGACGGTCCTGCGATGGCTCGCGCGATCCGCAAGCTGAAGCCCGACCTCCCGATCCTGTTCATGTCGGGCTATGCTGAGGAAACTCTGCGCAACGAGATCAGCATCGACAACATGTATTTCATCGCCAAGCCATTCAGCGTGGAACAGATCTCACGCAAGGTTGGTGAGGTGTTGGGCGCTGCAAGCGGCTGA
- the recA gene encoding recombinase RecA yields the protein MAAAKLKLVDDKETNVDRQKALDAALAQIDRAFGKGSAMKLGSKETMNVESISTGSLGLDIALGIGGLPKGRVIEVYGPESSGKTTLALHVIAEAQKAGGTAAFVDAEHALDPVYAKKLGVDIDELIVSQPDTGEQALEITDTLVRSNAIDVLVVDSVAALVPRAEIEGEMGDSHVGLQARLMSQSLRKLTGSINRSKCMVIFINQLRMKIGVMYGNPETTTGGNALKFYASVRLDIRRTGQIKDRDEIIGNSTRVKVVKNKVAPPFKQVEFDIMYGQGISKIGEILDLGVKAGVVEKSGSWFSYDSIRIGQGRENAKTFLKENPEICDKLEAAIRGKTDDVAEEMMVGPDAED from the coding sequence ATGGCTGCTGCGAAACTGAAGCTGGTAGACGATAAGGAAACCAACGTGGACCGTCAAAAAGCGCTCGACGCGGCACTCGCACAGATCGACCGCGCATTCGGCAAGGGTTCGGCGATGAAGCTGGGCTCGAAGGAAACGATGAATGTCGAATCGATTTCGACCGGCTCGCTCGGTCTGGATATCGCGCTCGGCATCGGCGGCCTGCCCAAGGGCCGGGTGATCGAGGTCTATGGGCCGGAAAGCTCGGGCAAGACCACTCTGGCGCTGCATGTGATCGCAGAAGCGCAGAAGGCTGGCGGTACCGCCGCCTTCGTCGACGCCGAACACGCGCTCGACCCGGTCTACGCCAAGAAGCTGGGCGTCGATATCGACGAACTGATCGTCTCGCAGCCCGATACGGGCGAGCAGGCGCTTGAAATTACCGACACGCTGGTCCGCTCCAATGCGATTGACGTGTTGGTGGTCGACTCGGTGGCCGCGCTGGTCCCGCGTGCCGAAATCGAAGGCGAGATGGGCGATAGCCACGTCGGCCTTCAGGCACGCCTGATGTCCCAATCCCTGCGCAAGCTGACCGGGTCGATCAACCGTTCCAAGTGCATGGTCATCTTCATCAACCAGTTGCGGATGAAGATCGGCGTGATGTACGGCAATCCGGAAACGACCACCGGGGGCAATGCGCTCAAGTTCTACGCCAGCGTGCGACTCGACATCCGCCGTACCGGCCAGATCAAGGACCGCGACGAAATTATCGGTAACTCCACACGTGTGAAAGTGGTCAAGAACAAGGTCGCACCGCCGTTCAAGCAGGTCGAGTTCGATATCATGTACGGGCAGGGCATTTCCAAGATCGGCGAGATCCTCGACCTCGGCGTGAAGGCGGGCGTTGTCGAGAAGTCCGGCTCCTGGTTCTCCTACGACAGCATCCGGATCGGGCAGGGCCGCGAAAACGCGAAGACCTTCCTGAAGGAAAATCCCGAAATTTGCGACAAGTTGGAGGCTGCGATCCGCGGCAAGACCGACGACGTCGCCGAGGAGATGATGGTCGGCCCTGACGCGGAGGACTGA